Within Pseudomonas sp. LBUM920, the genomic segment CAAAAGAAGTGCTCGGCCGCCGTAAACGGTTTGTCGATGCTCAGGGCGCCGCTCTGGTGGATGCGGCTGAGCAGGCGCTCCATGCCCTGCAGCATGCGCATGGGCCCGGCTTCAAAGAAGATCTGTGACAGTTTCACGTCCTGATTGCCGGTGGTCATCATCAGGCGATGCAGGTTCACCGACTCCTCGCTGTTGATCAGCCGATGAAAGCCCCGTGCGATGTTCAGCAGCACGGTGTCCACCGGCATGCCGGCGGGCAGCTCGAAATACATCACCGGCAGCTGCTCTTCGCATTTGGCCACGACGGCGGCGGTGAACAGCGTCTCTTTGTCGGTGAAGTGGCTGTAGACCGTCAGTTTCGACACGCCGGCCTCCATTGCCACGGCATCCATGCTGGTGCTGGCGTAGCCATTGCTCAAAAACAGATTTTTCGCCGCGTCGAGGATTGCCTGGCGTTTTGCCATGTCCTTGGGACGCCCGGGGCTATTGGTGTTTACAGGATTGTCGGACATTTTCACCTTTAATACTGGACTGGTGAGTTTGGTATTAATAACATACCGGCCAGTATAATTATTCCAAGCTCCATTTGCGAAAGGTCCTTCAGCATGCGCAGCACTTTCCTGCCCCTTGCGTTGCCTGTCAGCCTGATCTTCCTGTTGGCCGCCTGCGGCCATGAAGAAGCGGCCCAAACCGCCCCCCGTCCAGCCATGGTGGTGCAACCGCAGCCCTCGGCGCAGGCGATGGACAGCTTTCCAGGCGAGGTACGTGCCCGTTATGAACCGGACCTGGCCTTTCGCATTGGCGGCAAAGTCAGTAAGCGCCTGGTGGAGGAGGGCGAGCGGGTCAAGGCCAACCAACCGCTGGCCGAACTCGATCCGCAGGACGTACGCCTGCAACTGGAAGCCACGCGCGCCCAAGTGGCCGCCGCCGAAGCCAACCTGAGCCTGGTGCGCGCCGAGCGAGATCGCTACAAGACCCTGATGGA encodes:
- a CDS encoding TetR/AcrR family transcriptional regulator — protein: MSDNPVNTNSPGRPKDMAKRQAILDAAKNLFLSNGYASTSMDAVAMEAGVSKLTVYSHFTDKETLFTAAVVAKCEEQLPVMYFELPAGMPVDTVLLNIARGFHRLINSEESVNLHRLMMTTGNQDVKLSQIFFEAGPMRMLQGMERLLSRIHQSGALSIDKPFTAAEHFFCLLKGTANFCLLYGCGEQLSEEAAEAHVQEVVGLFMRAYRP